From the genome of bacterium, one region includes:
- a CDS encoding protein kinase produces MTEPLLANRYRIIDKIGEGGMGRVWRVYDTVEQREMALKQVYKKEDSATFISRKEVSLHFRQEFRTMVKLKHPNTVNVFDYGVLENGDEYLTMEFVPGQELRDILRERKLSFSEIYRILIQTCQVLNFIHSRLLVHRDIKPANIRVTPEGNVKLMDFGLMDQMGLPSGGEITGTVIYLPPEVAEGGIIDARSDLYSLGIMAYELVTGQPPFVGNKTLDIIRQHIQTSPIPLRQIREDTPEELEEIILKLLAKDQNERYQTTAELINDLVQVTGEKIAIETFEQRKSYLNCSKLIGREREMQELKEAFTLTTQGKGESIFIAAPAGVGKTRLIQEFKLKVQLAEVPFMEGQCFEQGMTTYQPLADGFRPLLPLTKKEILDKYGSVLVKVIPELRRKGYQPAPKLDEVGEKVRLFEQVTGWLKDISKVTSIVICIEDLHWSDFATLELLNACIRETRSNPIMILGAFRDDEVGSTSIIFQTVEEEITQLMKLSTLNQDDIQSLIKGMLGRIELTEDFTEHVYTATAGNAFFVSETMRALIEEEQLRLERGCWILPIDISTLELPTSIEATILRRLKFLSPEALGLARIASVVDRGLELSFLKVLSALEDEKLFEILDELIEHQFMKTEEKQYIFTHDRVREALYHQLDEEKRKELHEKTGTIIEERFGENKEIVASELAYHFSNGLSQQKAVRYLIMAGNRAVQNNALIEASKLLKQGVDLLEVIDYPEKETVMIDTLEKLSQITVDTDPKVCVEASKKLIKIFHAYGDVQRVIKLMRGFFKLISYLPRALSNKIKTKLNQPRYPKPRLKGDYPTIIRKLIMSQANLAFAYSFIGENEKSIEVANRNLEYLPDPESFMKGGILATQIQALGFIGKHRLARKLMEEAIECFEKSKSQLVDRESWFLYGLCCFMREIAFVYQGKKFDRTYLEKILEISQKFNLFDGFFWAVHVEVERYALCGRYSEFQIKAQILNDLNKKMGKPLTNSIHLYAHLSLATLQRGEFESAERWINKLIKAAIEISCNSEQSYGRALLGLLLFERNKVKEAINELKLAIDIGKKNRIERLILSLYSLGDIYMRLGRLNEASSLVEEAHQIVSDPELENIYYQIHIYRLLGQIAQERRQFEKAGEFLNKSLAITQETDNPIQEGLTQVSLGQLYLTLTQYNLAKRAFQKAVDKFTEIDNKYQMAKVQKLQNKLKR; encoded by the coding sequence ATGACAGAACCCCTATTAGCGAATCGATACAGGATAATTGATAAAATCGGTGAAGGGGGTATGGGGAGAGTTTGGCGGGTCTATGACACAGTAGAACAACGAGAAATGGCCCTCAAACAGGTCTATAAAAAGGAAGATTCTGCCACCTTTATCTCACGAAAGGAAGTGTCTCTGCACTTTAGACAAGAGTTTCGGACTATGGTTAAATTAAAACATCCAAATACAGTTAATGTATTTGATTACGGTGTGTTAGAAAATGGCGACGAGTATCTAACTATGGAGTTTGTCCCGGGTCAGGAGTTACGGGATATTTTAAGAGAAAGGAAGTTAAGTTTTTCGGAAATCTATCGTATTCTCATTCAGACCTGCCAGGTATTAAATTTCATTCATTCCAGGCTTCTGGTTCATCGAGATATAAAACCAGCAAATATTCGCGTTACTCCAGAAGGAAATGTCAAACTGATGGACTTTGGTCTAATGGACCAGATGGGGCTACCTAGCGGTGGCGAAATAACTGGAACTGTTATTTATTTACCACCTGAAGTAGCTGAAGGTGGTATTATTGATGCTCGCTCCGATTTATATTCGTTAGGTATAATGGCTTATGAATTGGTAACTGGGCAACCCCCATTTGTGGGTAACAAGACATTAGATATTATCAGACAACATATCCAAACATCTCCTATTCCTCTTCGCCAAATTAGAGAAGACACCCCTGAGGAATTGGAAGAAATAATACTAAAACTCCTCGCCAAAGATCAAAATGAACGCTATCAGACAACAGCTGAATTAATTAATGATTTAGTTCAAGTTACTGGCGAGAAAATAGCTATAGAGACCTTTGAACAAAGGAAAAGCTATCTTAACTGCAGTAAACTTATAGGGCGGGAAAGGGAAATGCAAGAACTGAAAGAGGCCTTTACTCTAACGACACAAGGGAAGGGTGAGAGTATTTTTATTGCTGCACCAGCCGGGGTAGGAAAAACTCGCTTGATTCAAGAGTTTAAATTAAAAGTCCAACTAGCGGAAGTCCCCTTTATGGAAGGGCAATGTTTCGAACAAGGAATGACTACTTATCAACCCTTAGCAGATGGTTTTAGACCTTTACTGCCGTTAACTAAAAAAGAGATATTAGATAAATATGGTTCAGTGCTTGTTAAGGTTATACCAGAATTAAGGAGGAAGGGTTACCAGCCTGCTCCAAAATTAGATGAGGTTGGAGAAAAGGTGCGCTTATTTGAGCAAGTTACCGGATGGTTAAAAGATATATCAAAAGTTACCTCAATAGTTATTTGCATAGAAGACTTACACTGGTCTGATTTTGCCACTTTGGAATTACTGAATGCTTGCATTCGAGAGACAAGATCTAATCCAATTATGATTTTGGGTGCATTCCGTGATGATGAGGTGGGATCTACCAGCATCATTTTTCAAACGGTAGAAGAAGAGATTACGCAACTAATGAAACTATCAACTTTGAACCAAGACGATATTCAATCATTAATTAAAGGGATGTTGGGTCGGATAGAATTGACCGAAGATTTTACCGAACATGTATATACTGCTACTGCTGGAAATGCCTTTTTCGTTAGTGAAACGATGAGGGCGTTAATTGAAGAAGAACAACTACGATTAGAGCGAGGCTGTTGGATATTACCTATAGATATAAGCACATTAGAATTACCTACTTCAATTGAAGCCACCATACTCCGCCGTTTGAAATTTCTTAGTCCTGAAGCCTTAGGTCTCGCCAGAATCGCCTCTGTGGTGGATAGAGGTTTAGAGTTATCTTTTCTAAAGGTATTAAGTGCATTAGAAGATGAAAAACTCTTCGAAATCTTGGATGAGCTGATTGAACATCAATTTATGAAAACTGAGGAGAAACAATATATTTTCACCCATGACCGTGTCCGAGAAGCCCTCTATCATCAACTTGATGAAGAAAAAAGAAAGGAATTACACGAAAAAACAGGAACTATTATAGAAGAACGTTTTGGTGAAAACAAAGAGATAGTTGCAAGCGAATTAGCTTATCATTTCAGCAACGGTTTGAGTCAACAAAAAGCGGTTCGATATCTTATCATGGCAGGAAACAGAGCGGTGCAAAATAATGCTTTAATAGAAGCTTCTAAGTTATTAAAACAGGGGGTTGACTTACTCGAAGTCATAGATTATCCCGAAAAAGAGACAGTTATGATAGATACCTTGGAGAAACTTAGTCAGATAACAGTAGATACCGATCCTAAAGTCTGTGTTGAGGCGAGTAAAAAACTTATAAAAATCTTCCACGCTTATGGAGACGTCCAAAGGGTAATAAAACTGATGCGAGGATTCTTTAAGTTAATAAGTTATTTGCCAAGGGCTTTATCTAACAAAATTAAAACTAAATTAAATCAACCCCGATATCCCAAACCGAGACTCAAAGGTGATTATCCAACCATTATCCGTAAATTGATTATGAGCCAAGCTAATTTAGCCTTTGCTTATTCATTCATAGGAGAAAATGAAAAAAGTATTGAAGTAGCTAATAGAAATTTGGAGTATCTGCCAGATCCAGAATCTTTTATGAAAGGAGGGATATTAGCAACTCAAATTCAAGCCTTAGGATTTATTGGGAAGCACAGATTAGCAAGGAAACTTATGGAAGAAGCAATTGAATGTTTTGAGAAATCCAAGAGTCAATTAGTAGATAGAGAATCGTGGTTTCTGTATGGGCTATGTTGTTTTATGAGGGAAATAGCTTTTGTTTATCAAGGGAAAAAGTTTGATAGAACATATTTGGAGAAAATTCTTGAGATCTCTCAGAAATTCAATCTTTTTGATGGGTTTTTTTGGGCTGTTCATGTTGAAGTAGAGCGATATGCTTTATGCGGGCGCTATTCAGAATTTCAAATTAAGGCTCAAATCCTTAATGATTTGAATAAGAAAATGGGAAAACCGTTAACCAATAGTATCCATTTATATGCACATCTAAGCCTTGCTACGCTGCAAAGAGGAGAATTCGAATCAGCTGAAAGATGGATAAATAAACTTATAAAAGCAGCTATTGAAATATCATGTAATAGTGAGCAATCTTATGGTAGAGCGTTACTTGGTTTATTATTGTTTGAAAGAAATAAAGTGAAAGAAGCAATAAATGAATTAAAACTCGCGATTGATATTGGTAAAAAGAATCGTATAGAGCGATTAATTTTATCTCTTTATTCCTTAGGTGATATTTATATGAGACTTGGAAGATTAAATGAAGCCAGTTCTTTAGTTGAGGAAGCGCACCAGATTGTTAGCGACCCTGAATTAGAGAATATTTATTATCAAATTCATATTTATCGTTTGTTGGGACAAATTGCTCAGGAAAGAAGACAGTTTGAAAAGGCCGGGGAATTTTTAAATAAGAGCTTAGCTATCACTCAAGAGACTGATAATCCGATTCAGGAAGGGCTGACTCAAGTATCTCTGGGGCAATTATATTTGACGTTAACACAATACAATCTAGCAAAACGAGCTTTTCAAAAAGCAGTAGATAAATTTACAGAGATAGACAATAAATACCAAATGGCTAAAGTTCAAAAATTGCAAAATAAGTTGAAGCGTTAA
- a CDS encoding metalloregulator ArsR/SmtB family transcription factor — translation MRIEKARQILKSFADDTRLRVINLLNKQELNVTELCGILQSSQSNLSKHLTRLRLTGVVDDRRAGLNVYYHLIKPKNRTHQELLNSITVGLADLEIFKRDIGMLKELKKSAKINATKKEGSKK, via the coding sequence ATGAGAATCGAGAAAGCCCGCCAGATTTTAAAGTCCTTTGCTGATGATACTCGCCTCAGGGTCATAAATCTTCTCAATAAGCAAGAATTAAATGTAACCGAACTATGCGGAATTCTTCAATCCAGTCAATCAAATCTTTCCAAACATCTTACTCGACTACGATTAACAGGGGTGGTAGACGATAGAAGAGCTGGTCTTAATGTCTATTATCACTTAATAAAACCGAAGAACAGGACCCATCAGGAGTTACTTAATTCTATTACTGTAGGCCTTGCAGATTTAGAGATCTTTAAACGGGACATAGGAATGCTTAAGGAGTTAAAAAAGTCAGCAAAAATAAACGCCACCAAGAAAGAAGGTAGTAAGAAATGA
- a CDS encoding glycosyltransferase family 4 protein produces the protein MAKEKLSISHLHWGFPPIIGGVETHLTILLPTLVKMGHKVNLLTGAFEGEKGRDRYKGVGIFRQPIMDLNWLSKRGVDGISGEVRAVFDNFIDETKPDCIHVHNMHYFSKIHALAIQEISTKRGIPLILTAHNVWDDNLFLDLTKNIKWSHIIAVSHFIKREILGTGYNHRNITVIHHGIDQDIYSPKVNAQAVFKKYPVLRGKKVIFHPARMGLAKGCDVSIKALRIIKERFPDVVLVLAGTKNIIDWVQSQQKDIAYMVSLVEFLGLEDNVLIDAFRLEEMPKLYAASSVCVYPSSVSEPFGLTMLEALSSGKPMVVTKTGGMPEIIKDGINGFIIPVKDFESLASRINCLLGNKELRERLGHTGRQMVEQQYTKEIVAENTLRLYKKFC, from the coding sequence ATGGCAAAAGAAAAGTTAAGCATATCTCATCTGCATTGGGGTTTTCCTCCTATTATCGGAGGAGTGGAGACGCATTTAACGATATTGCTACCAACTTTAGTTAAAATGGGCCATAAGGTCAATCTTCTTACTGGTGCATTTGAAGGAGAGAAGGGGAGAGATAGGTATAAAGGTGTGGGCATCTTTCGCCAACCCATTATGGATTTAAACTGGCTTAGTAAAAGAGGGGTAGATGGTATTTCTGGAGAGGTAAGAGCTGTATTTGATAATTTCATCGACGAGACAAAACCTGATTGTATCCACGTCCACAATATGCATTATTTTAGCAAAATCCATGCATTGGCAATTCAAGAAATAAGCACCAAGAGAGGCATTCCCCTTATTTTAACAGCGCATAATGTATGGGATGATAATTTATTTTTGGATTTGACGAAGAATATTAAGTGGAGTCATATTATTGCTGTCAGCCATTTTATAAAGAGAGAAATTCTCGGAACTGGCTATAATCACAGAAACATCACGGTTATCCATCATGGTATTGACCAGGATATTTATTCCCCTAAAGTAAATGCGCAGGCTGTCTTTAAGAAATATCCTGTCCTGCGAGGAAAGAAGGTGATATTTCATCCTGCAAGGATGGGGTTGGCTAAGGGTTGCGATGTGAGCATAAAGGCATTGCGTATAATTAAGGAGAGGTTTCCTGATGTAGTTCTGGTGCTTGCGGGCACAAAGAATATTATAGACTGGGTCCAGAGCCAACAGAAGGACATTGCCTATATGGTAAGTCTGGTTGAGTTTCTTGGTCTTGAGGATAATGTGTTAATTGATGCTTTTCGATTGGAAGAAATGCCCAAGCTCTACGCTGCTTCCTCGGTTTGTGTTTATCCCTCATCCGTGTCTGAACCTTTTGGACTGACGATGTTGGAAGCCCTTTCATCAGGTAAGCCAATGGTGGTTACTAAAACAGGAGGAATGCCGGAGATTATCAAAGATGGCATTAATGGATTCATCATTCCAGTCAAGGATTTTGAGTCTTTGGCCTCTCGGATTAACTGCCTTTTAGGCAACAAGGAATTAAGGGAGCGACTGGGACACACGGGACGGCAGATGGTTGAGCAGCAATATACCAAGGAGATTGTTGCTGAAAATACATTAAGACTATATAAAAAGTTTTGTTAG
- a CDS encoding HPP family protein — MHNAETQASRPRFLIGGYLVGIAAGCLCHYLSLVPLLRQLPIIQEFSYVVFGAMSVGLAIFVMVITNTEHPPAASLALGLVLNEFNYRTVIVVLIGIISLSLIKAVLRPVLKNLL, encoded by the coding sequence ATTCACAATGCTGAGACACAGGCGTCAAGACCGAGGTTTCTGATAGGAGGGTATCTAGTGGGAATAGCTGCAGGTTGCCTTTGTCATTACTTATCTTTGGTGCCATTGCTGAGGCAGCTACCCATTATCCAGGAGTTTTCATATGTAGTGTTTGGTGCGATGTCTGTGGGATTAGCGATATTTGTAATGGTAATTACAAATACGGAACATCCTCCGGCAGCAAGTTTAGCATTGGGACTCGTTCTTAACGAATTTAACTACAGGACGGTTATTGTTGTATTAATAGGAATTATTTCATTGTCTCTAATAAAGGCAGTGTTAAGACCAGTATTAAAAAATTTACTATAG
- a CDS encoding dual specificity protein phosphatase yields the protein MVFILENLALGNIGDAENPSQEITALLNVADDIELYKPARKYYKIPLKDGPPTPVEKMLEAINWIEKNIVSDKILVFCTYGAGRSASVVIGYLCSLGFDYTEAVKFILSKKRHVEPLPLLAKTIRMALKQKEALFKVTK from the coding sequence ATGGTCTTTATCTTAGAAAACTTGGCTTTGGGTAACATCGGGGATGCAGAAAATCCTTCCCAGGAGATAACTGCACTTCTCAATGTGGCAGACGATATTGAATTATATAAACCTGCTAGGAAATATTATAAGATTCCTCTTAAAGACGGACCACCTACTCCCGTAGAAAAGATGCTCGAGGCAATTAACTGGATAGAGAAGAATATAGTCTCGGATAAGATATTGGTTTTTTGTACATACGGTGCGGGAAGGTCTGCATCTGTGGTTATAGGTTATCTATGTAGCCTTGGTTTTGATTATACAGAGGCAGTAAAATTTATTCTTTCAAAGAAGCGACATGTAGAGCCCTTGCCTTTATTGGCTAAGACTATAAGAATGGCTTTAAAGCAAAAAGAAGCTTTATTTAAGGTGACAAAATGA
- a CDS encoding glycosyltransferase, which yields MRIAMMSAWNTDSGVAVHAEPLGRAWIKMGHKLTVFSFIKDDFHGEGFTGEDEDYVIRCFGTQKQTNYLDPRPILTSDFDIFVVQDLRMLPVDKLAKIFPLIKNRARTIHIVHENKLPEDAWFYQFDWDKVVYFAQRQEFLKEIYPDAELIPFPCFKIRKEDKNEARKKLELPLDKKIIYSFGQRGYHSYLRNLPEEIKDEAVLLHVVSKEYQMVEEESPPDWMIIRREDVLSRQRFDDYLFASDAAIFHKFQSRYHAVVSSTVFQALGCGCPIFVPQQSDFFHPLQNELIRYGDAEELNNKLLELLENEGAYKRIEDAAEGFVLMNSPEKIAKRYIGLFTEFLRAR from the coding sequence ATGAGAATTGCGATGATGAGTGCCTGGAACACAGATAGTGGAGTAGCTGTGCATGCAGAGCCATTGGGCAGAGCATGGATAAAAATGGGGCATAAGTTGACTGTATTTAGTTTCATCAAGGATGATTTCCATGGAGAAGGATTTACCGGCGAAGACGAGGATTATGTAATCAGGTGCTTTGGCACTCAAAAGCAGACCAACTACTTAGACCCCCGGCCTATTTTAACCTCAGACTTTGATATCTTCGTAGTTCAGGACTTACGTATGCTTCCAGTAGATAAGTTAGCCAAGATATTTCCCTTGATTAAAAATCGGGCTAGGACAATACATATAGTGCATGAAAATAAATTGCCTGAAGATGCCTGGTTTTATCAATTCGACTGGGACAAGGTAGTCTATTTCGCCCAGAGACAGGAATTCCTGAAAGAGATTTATCCTGACGCTGAACTTATCCCTTTCCCTTGTTTTAAAATAAGAAAGGAAGATAAAAATGAGGCCAGGAAGAAGTTAGAGCTTCCCCTGGATAAGAAAATCATCTACTCCTTTGGCCAGCGCGGCTATCATTCCTATCTACGAAACTTACCTGAGGAGATTAAAGATGAGGCAGTGCTTCTGCATGTTGTCTCCAAAGAATACCAGATGGTTGAAGAGGAATCCCCTCCTGATTGGATGATTATTAGAAGAGAAGATGTCTTATCTCGCCAGAGATTTGATGACTATCTCTTTGCCTCGGATGCAGCTATTTTTCATAAGTTCCAGAGCCGTTATCATGCTGTTGTTTCCTCTACGGTCTTTCAGGCATTGGGTTGTGGTTGTCCCATCTTTGTCCCCCAGCAGTCGGATTTCTTTCATCCTCTGCAGAATGAGCTTATACGTTACGGAGATGCCGAGGAATTAAATAATAAGCTGCTCGAATTACTTGAAAATGAAGGGGCATATAAAAGGATTGAAGATGCCGCAGAAGGGTTTGTGTTAATGAATTCTCCAGAGAAGATAGCCAAAAGATATATAGGGCTATTTACTGAATTCTTAAGAGCTAGATAA
- a CDS encoding glycosyl hydrolase family 65 protein: protein MKDYYSKYNTEYPWLIKEEGWVKLLQGVRESQLALGNGFLGSRAVLEEIPYEATPGTYIAGVYDRIGSQVAELVNLPNPFNFEIGIDGERLGVITMDVVEHRRILNLRHGLLCRHTIYQDSKKRKYDYQSLRFVSMHDENIGVMQIIFTPLDDGVEASIETGIDTSVYNVRTVTEGRKRHFRIKELGQFKNEGYLIVETFGKLHTAIFRSGFYYKTKGKKTAAKDNIFELKLRKNQTVVFTKIFCVEAISKGEDLDNIKRLSEKKFRKAFNASFDCLLRRHIRAWEGLWNVAEVSIWGDPEVEKNFRFNIYHMLTCGPKDNGSSSIGARALTGEGYRGHIFWDTEIFLFPFYLYTLPDIAKNMLVYRYRRLDAARARAKKNRFKGAMFPWESADSGEDETPGWAKDLDGKVIRIHTGKMEHHITADIAYAFYHYYNATQDENFFQDYGYEILFETAKFWASRVEYNKRKKKYEIKQVIGPDEFHVDVNNNAFTNMMAKWNLLMAYNMFKKLRKLNIKVYRKLVQKIGLSAKEAAKWKNISARISINMGKGQIIEQFDGYFRKRRIKITDWDENFIPVVSEKLTPRDYGKTQLVKQADVIMLLYLLSDVFSNKTKRENYAYYIDRTIHKSSLSLPVYARMAIDVGDRSRGYRFFHAALRTDISNINKNTNEGIHAACMGGIWQVLINGFAGVKIEKGILSINPKMPRIWRKILFSLHWRGNLLRLEVKSNKIKIQLVSPGRKKVKIRVFGVLHELAGDKPFEFERKRPAKEVQAYYL from the coding sequence ATGAAAGATTATTACTCTAAATACAATACTGAATATCCCTGGCTGATTAAGGAGGAGGGTTGGGTGAAGTTGCTTCAGGGAGTGAGGGAATCTCAACTTGCCCTGGGGAATGGTTTTTTGGGAAGCCGCGCTGTTTTGGAAGAGATACCTTATGAGGCCACACCGGGAACCTATATTGCAGGAGTATATGATAGAATTGGTTCCCAGGTTGCCGAGTTAGTTAACTTACCTAATCCTTTTAATTTCGAGATAGGGATAGATGGAGAAAGACTGGGCGTTATTACCATGGATGTTGTGGAACATAGAAGAATTTTGAACTTAAGGCATGGGCTTTTGTGCCGGCATACTATTTACCAGGACAGTAAGAAAAGAAAGTACGATTATCAAAGTTTGAGATTTGTGTCCATGCACGATGAGAATATCGGCGTTATGCAGATTATTTTTACGCCCTTGGATGATGGAGTGGAAGCATCCATCGAAACGGGAATAGATACTTCTGTGTATAATGTTAGAACCGTAACGGAAGGACGCAAAAGACATTTCAGGATCAAGGAATTAGGACAATTTAAGAATGAGGGATATCTTATAGTTGAGACTTTTGGTAAATTGCATACGGCAATTTTCCGGAGTGGTTTTTATTATAAGACTAAGGGCAAAAAGACTGCAGCAAAAGATAATATATTTGAGCTGAAGTTGCGGAAGAATCAGACTGTTGTATTTACCAAGATATTCTGCGTGGAGGCTATTTCTAAAGGAGAAGATTTAGATAATATAAAGAGATTGTCAGAGAAGAAATTCCGAAAGGCATTTAACGCCAGTTTCGATTGCTTATTGAGAAGACATATTCGCGCCTGGGAAGGTTTGTGGAATGTGGCTGAAGTTTCCATATGGGGTGACCCGGAAGTTGAAAAGAATTTCAGGTTCAACATTTATCATATGCTAACATGTGGACCAAAAGATAATGGTTCATCCAGTATAGGAGCAAGAGCATTGACAGGGGAAGGTTACCGCGGGCATATATTCTGGGATACTGAAATTTTTCTTTTTCCATTCTATTTGTATACATTGCCTGATATAGCTAAGAATATGCTAGTGTACAGATACAGAAGATTAGACGCGGCAAGAGCGAGGGCTAAGAAAAATAGGTTTAAAGGGGCGATGTTCCCCTGGGAATCTGCTGATTCAGGAGAAGACGAGACACCCGGGTGGGCTAAAGATTTAGACGGAAAAGTAATCAGAATCCATACGGGTAAGATGGAGCACCATATAACCGCAGACATTGCCTACGCCTTCTATCACTATTATAATGCTACGCAGGACGAGAATTTTTTTCAGGATTACGGTTACGAAATATTGTTTGAGACAGCAAAATTTTGGGCCAGCCGCGTTGAATACAATAAGAGGAAGAAGAAATACGAAATTAAACAGGTTATCGGCCCTGATGAGTTCCACGTAGATGTTAATAATAATGCTTTTACTAATATGATGGCAAAGTGGAATTTGCTTATGGCCTATAATATGTTTAAGAAGTTAAGGAAATTAAATATAAAGGTCTATAGAAAGTTGGTTCAAAAAATAGGACTTTCAGCCAAAGAGGCAGCAAAATGGAAGAATATCTCTGCCCGCATCAGCATAAACATGGGTAAGGGGCAGATAATTGAGCAATTCGATGGGTATTTTAGAAAGAGGAGAATTAAAATAACTGATTGGGATGAGAATTTTATACCTGTTGTCTCGGAGAAACTGACTCCCAGAGATTATGGAAAAACACAACTTGTTAAGCAGGCAGATGTGATTATGCTTTTGTATCTGCTTTCAGACGTTTTCAGCAATAAGACCAAAAGAGAAAACTATGCATATTATATTGACCGGACAATACACAAGTCTTCGTTGAGCCTCCCGGTATATGCCCGTATGGCTATTGATGTAGGAGATAGAAGCAGAGGTTATCGATTTTTCCATGCTGCTCTGCGTACTGACATAAGCAATATTAATAAAAATACAAATGAAGGCATTCACGCAGCTTGTATGGGGGGAATCTGGCAGGTTTTGATAAATGGTTTTGCCGGGGTGAAAATAGAGAAAGGGATATTGTCAATCAATCCCAAAATGCCAAGAATATGGAGGAAAATCCTTTTTTCCCTGCATTGGAGAGGAAACCTGCTTAGACTGGAAGTCAAAAGTAATAAAATAAAAATTCAGCTTGTTTCTCCGGGCAGGAAGAAGGTTAAGATAAGAGTATTCGGTGTTTTGCATGAATTGGCTGGCGATAAGCCGTTTGAATTTGAGCGAAAAAGACCGGCAAAGGAAGTGCAGGCTTACTATTTATAA
- a CDS encoding sugar phosphate nucleotidyltransferase yields the protein MDNIYAVIMAGGRGERFWPLSTEERPKPYLCLFGEKTLFQATVERISSFIPEERIFPALSRQHLAKALEQVPALPEKNFIVEPEGKDTAACIGLASLYLERLDPEAIMVVLSSDHYISNNEEFINLFNVDKR from the coding sequence ATGGATAACATCTATGCAGTAATTATGGCCGGAGGAAGAGGTGAAAGATTTTGGCCTTTAAGTACAGAAGAAAGGCCTAAACCATATCTCTGTCTCTTTGGAGAAAAGACTCTTTTTCAGGCAACTGTGGAAAGAATTAGCTCCTTTATCCCCGAGGAGAGGATTTTCCCGGCTCTTTCCAGACAACATTTGGCTAAAGCTTTGGAGCAAGTTCCTGCTCTACCAGAAAAAAATTTTATCGTCGAGCCCGAAGGAAAAGACACAGCTGCCTGCATTGGCTTGGCTTCTCTCTATCTGGAGAGATTAGACCCAGAGGCGATAATGGTAGTTTTGTCCTCCGACCACTATATCTCTAATAATGAAGAATTCATTAATCTGTTTAATGTGGACAAAAGATGA
- a CDS encoding beta-phosphoglucomutase family hydrolase — protein MFKGAIFDLDGVIVDTVPIHFKAWKKMFSEYGIDFTFDEYKSKVDGIPRYDGARAILTDISEAELKEAGDRKQRYFLEFIEKEEIPVYASSIDLVKELKSHNKKIAFASSSRNCKRILQRAGIIYLADAIVDGNDITRAKPDPQIFQLAAGRLGCAYVECVVFEDAVLGIEAAVNGKMLCIGIDRYGNAKRLTKANLVVEDLSKVDYETIEGLFKK, from the coding sequence ATGTTTAAGGGAGCAATTTTTGATTTGGATGGTGTAATTGTTGATACGGTGCCAATCCATTTTAAGGCATGGAAGAAGATGTTTTCTGAATACGGGATAGATTTTACTTTTGATGAGTATAAAAGTAAGGTTGATGGTATTCCCAGATATGACGGGGCAAGGGCAATCTTGACGGACATTAGTGAAGCAGAATTAAAAGAAGCCGGTGACAGGAAACAGAGATATTTTCTTGAGTTCATCGAGAAAGAAGAGATTCCTGTGTATGCCTCTTCTATAGATTTAGTTAAGGAGTTAAAAAGTCATAATAAGAAAATAGCCTTTGCCTCCTCGAGCCGGAACTGTAAAAGGATTTTGCAAAGGGCGGGGATTATTTATCTGGCGGATGCCATAGTGGATGGTAACGACATTACCAGGGCCAAGCCCGACCCTCAGATTTTTCAGTTAGCTGCCGGGAGATTAGGTTGTGCTTATGTAGAATGTGTTGTGTTTGAAGATGCCGTCTTAGGCATTGAGGCTGCAGTAAACGGAAAGATGCTTTGCATCGGGATTGACCGCTACGGTAATGCCAAAAGACTGACAAAGGCAAACCTCGTTGTGGAAGATTTATCCAAAGTAGACTATGAAACAATCGAGGGATTATTTAAGAAATGA